A window from Verrucomicrobiia bacterium encodes these proteins:
- a CDS encoding HNH endonuclease, protein MTGLLSQQVLVLNRLWQAVNICTVRRAFILLYGGHAQVVDGVGNDFRTFGYREWHDFSQDYTGTDVVRAISLKIRIPKVIVLLFYDRFPRKEVKFTRQNIYERDKNRCQYCGEIFDRDELNLDHVIPRDRGGKMTWENIVCSCIACNTKKGNRTPQEASMRLIRKPQRPRWRPVLHMSFSKQVEESWKHFLDLAYWNVELG, encoded by the coding sequence ATGACTGGCTTATTAAGTCAACAGGTTTTGGTGCTGAACCGATTGTGGCAAGCCGTGAATATTTGCACGGTGCGTCGGGCTTTTATCTTGTTATATGGAGGTCATGCTCAAGTGGTGGATGGTGTGGGTAATGATTTTCGAACATTTGGTTATCGGGAGTGGCACGATTTTTCTCAGGATTATACAGGTACTGATGTCGTGCGAGCGATTTCTTTGAAAATTCGTATTCCTAAAGTGATTGTTTTATTATTTTATGATCGCTTTCCAAGAAAGGAAGTGAAATTTACTCGGCAAAATATTTATGAGCGCGATAAAAATCGATGCCAATATTGTGGCGAAATTTTTGATCGCGATGAATTGAATTTGGATCATGTCATTCCTCGAGACCGCGGTGGCAAGATGACTTGGGAAAATATTGTTTGTTCGTGCATTGCTTGCAATACGAAGAAGGGGAATCGCACGCCTCAAGAGGCTTCAATGCGTTTGATTCGTAAGCCGCAACGGCCGCGTTGGCGCCCTGTTTTGCATATGAGTTTTTCGAAACAGGTGGAAGAATCTTGGAAACACTTTTTAGATCTGGCTTATTGGAATGTGGAGTTAGGTTAA